The Macaca nemestrina isolate mMacNem1 chromosome 15, mMacNem.hap1, whole genome shotgun sequence genome segment AAAGGACCTGCCACACAGAGGACCAAAGAGTGTCAGCTCCACCCCCTCACCCGCCAATTATAATCCACCCAGGGCCCCAGTGACCACccatggatgtggagaaatccAATCAGGTCCTGTCCTGGAGAGCCAGCATGGTGCCACACAGCATCCCTGGGATCTAAGCTGCAATTCCAGTTGTTCAATGGGTGCActcctgctgcttcctctgcctaaaattcccctccccctcttCTCTGCCTGGCTTGCTACTGTGTTCAcatcctccaggaagccttccttgactctCCCCTCCCGAGGTCAGGTGGTCAGAGCTCCTCCTCAGGGCCGTGAACACCTCTGTCATAGCACTCAGATGGTCTGGTCTATCAGCTGGGTTTGTCTCCCCATTAAACTGTCAGAACTCCCAGGAATAGGAACTGGGTCCAATTCAGctctctcctgggctcaggcataGGACCTGGACCCAACAGAAGCACTATTGATTCtgcaaatatttacaaagcacCAAGAGCAGCAAACAAGACAGAACAAGATCTGCCCTTGAGAAGCAATTCCTACAAGAAGGAACAGTAACAACTTTCAGGAGGAGATGGGATTTTACTGCTTCTATCCAGTAAAATCTAAAAGGAACAAAGCACACTAGGGAAGGGCATGGAATCTAATTGGTCACCTTATTTTACATTACATGGCAGGAAGCAGCTGTTGCTAAAATAACCAATGCAACTGAGAAGGACGATCTAAATGACTCCTTCATAATCCCCAGGTGAACATTTACTGTAAGTACCAGCAAGGAGGCCAGTTCCTTCAGATCTGTATTCCCTACTCCCCCACCCAAAGCATGCCCAGCAGGAGCCTCAGAAGCCAAAGTGCTTCTGGCCTGGGGCTGTCAGACAACTGGGAGCTAAGACAGACTTGATGATGCTAAATTTGTTTTCAGTAGGTCACACTTCCCAAAAGAAATCAAACTTTTACCCACAACAAGACCACAAAGGCAGGCTTAATAATCAGTTATCTTTTCATGCTGAAATTTTATCAACTCATTGTGGTCACACTGATTTTCTCATGCTGATCAGAAGCTCTGATTGGTTGTTGACGACATCAGAGGAATCATTGGGACACTGATTTTATTGTACACTTCGTCACAGACTTCTTCATTAATTTAGAAAGGGAAAAGTGAATGGTTACTCCATCGGTACAGTTTGGCAGATAAAAACGCAGGGAGCAACAGGACATTAATGTACAACAAAAAGGGCCTTGATAACaaaaaggttgagaaccactgaccaaGGTATGAAAAAAACGAAGCTGCCTGGATTCTCTGGGCAGGAAGAATTCCTGGTGCCTTAGGGGCTGAGCCCACAGGTTTCAAGACTGAATGAAGTCCCCCTTTCTCTCACCCTCTGGGGTCTGCAATGCTAGCATGAGAGGCTTTTCTTCTCCAGCCGGATGGACCCCCACAGGGTCCCACAGAGGCGAGGAAAGGCCTGCAGGAAGACTCAGCACAGACGGATGGGCTGGTCAGCAGTGAAGTGGACGGGGCCCCAGGGGATTCCTTGCATCAGCAGCTGGAAAGCAAATAGGAAAATAGACAGTCACAGACCTGTGGGATGCTGCAGGGCGGGGACAACAAGAGGGGCAAAAACAAAGAGCAAGCTGGGGGCCTCCAGTGCAGGACACATCGGGAGAGGGGATGAGGGAATACAGGAGATGAAAATGATACCTCTTAAGCTTTCTCACCAATAGGTTTGCTTTCATGGGCACATGACCTGCACGACTGCACAGGGACCCACATTCAGGAAAGCCCTGAGCTTGGTTTGAGGCTCTGCTGTCactgtcttaaaatttttaataactttttaacaAGGAGCtcgcattttcattttgcacactGGGCCCCACAAACTCTGTAGCCAGTCCTGCCAACTTAAATAcccttaggctgggcatggtggctttgGCAACTTGGCCGGGGtggaaggatttcttgaggctaggagttcaaaaccagccttggcaacatagtgagacccccccagCTCTACGAcaaataaaactttttgtttggttttgagacagtctcactctgttgtccaggacGGAGTACActgcatgatctcaactcactgcaacctccacctcctgggttcaagcgattctcctgtgtcagcctctcgagtagctgggattacaggcatgagccacacctggctaaattttttgtacttttagtagagacggggtctcaccatgttggccaggctggtccgaactcctgacctcaagagatccacccacctgggcctcccaaagtgctgggattacaggtgtgagccattgcgccaggcccaaataaaacaaacaaacaaaaagcacctgcagtcccagctactcaggaggctgaggtggaagggtcacttgagcccaggagctcgaggctgcagtgaagtataatcatgccactgtgctccagcctgggtgacagggcaagacctcatctctttttttgttctttttttttttttttagtgtatcttttttttttttttttgagacagtttcactcttgttgcccaggctgaagcgcaatggcgtgatctcggctcaccacaacctccaccttccaggttcaagcgattatcctgcctcagcctcccgagtagctgggattacaggcatgcgccaccaaacctggctaattttgtatttttagtagagacggggtttctccgtgtggGTCagcaaactcccgaccttaggtgatctgcccaccttggcctcccaaagtgctgggattacaggcgtgagccaccgcgcccggccaagacttcgtctcttaaaaaataaagtacccTTAGAccagagaaaaatcaacaaacataCATATCACTGATCTGGGGGACACAATCCCAAGCCTCCCACAGCAAATGAAAGGACACGCTCTGAACGtcttgcaaaaataaaaacatgcaaacGCCGTATATGACACATCTTGTTCGCCTTTATTGAAAAACGTTTTTCCCAAGAAACAAACATCCTGTGATATTGATGCACCGGGTAGATGAACTTCGCAGAATACGCACAAGCGGCACAGCTTAGTGTGAGGCTAAATGGGGACACTGCAGTATTTCCAAAGCCAgctgtgcatcagaatcatctcggagtttgtggaaaaaaaaaaaaaaaaattcagacgcCTGTGCCTCACTGAGCATCTCAGGAGCCAGAAATACGGAGGGGAGGCACacaagaatttgtatttttaaaacgcACCCTAAGAGACAGGATGACTCATTTTTTCACACTATTTGAAAAAATTTAGCCATTTTTTGCgattaaaaccatttttaattCCCTATGTGACTTGAGTGCAGCAGGTCTGTGGCCGAAGTACCAGCCCTGGGGTTGGACAGACCCGGATTCGAGGCCCTTCTGCTTCCCGGCTTATAAACCGGAATCACTCGACCGTTATGTGTAGAGTCCAGCATTGTACGCTCCCAGTAAGACATAACTGCTCTtaagataacatttttatttatcctgtGGCTTCCCGACCCCCACGCATACCGCAGTTTGACAATTACCGCTACTCAAGGATAAACAACTGTATCTGCGCAACCAGAGGAACCCACCAGAAGCCAGAGTCCGAATCCGGGATTGGAGGCAGGTGGGGCGGAACCATCTCCGCAATATACCAATCAGAATTCTCCGGCCCAGTAGGGAGGAGTCAAAGGGCGAACAAAGTGCGCAGCCGCGAGGGCGAGAAGCGGCCAACCccagcgcgcgcgcgcgcgcaccttcccctcccccacctcagcGAGGGTGGGCTGTTTGGCGCGCGCGCGCGCCGGCCCATCTCCCGGGCTCCGCCCCCCGCCCCGCCGCGCGCTCCCGCCCCCGGGCTGAGGCGACTCAGAGTCGGAGCCCGACACAAAGGCGGTGGCGGCGGCAGCAGCGGAGGGGCCCTAGAGGCCGCTCCGCTCGGGCTCTTCGGGCCCACCTCCCTCACTTCGGCCACCGGTGCGGCTGCCCACCCGCGGGTCTAAGATGGCGGCGGCAACAGAGATGGGGCAAGAGGCAGCCCCGAGCAGAAAGCGCCGGAGGGGCCGCCGCCGCCCAGCTTCGGATCCCTAGACCCTGGCGCGGCTCGCTGCGGGACCATGGCTTCCTGGGACTCTTACCTGCCCGGAGCGGACTCGAGGGGACGCGGCTACACGTTCTGCTCGACCGCCCGTTTTGCCGCCTCCGCCTCGCCCTCCCCAGCGCCGCTGCCGCCATCTTGTGTCCCGGGCCGGGACTCCGCGCTGCGCATGCGCTGGTACCGCCTCTGAGGGACCTCGCCACGGCCGTGCCGCCATCTTGAGTGTGGCAGGATCGGCTGGCTCCTCGCACCCAGCTTGCTTTCggccccctccccttcttcccatCCGTCCCTGCTGTGCCTTGTGGCGCTGAGGAGGGGGAGAGAGCTTTGTAGGCCTGCGGGTGGACTGAGGAAGGAATGAATTCACTGGCACGCCCTCGCCTCAGTTTACCCCGCGAGCTCACACGCAGGGGCCGGATGTGGGCGGTGGGCGGTGCGCGGCGGGGTCTTACTGAGCTTGCGCACTAGGGGGCGTGGGGGCTGTCTTAGAACCAGCTGGGGTCTCGGGCTGGGCTGCCGGCCTAGGGGAGGAGTCCTGGTGACGCAGGCTCTGGACGTAGCGGGGACCTGGGTCCCGGCACCCGCGCGGCTCTGCCGCTTTCGGCCAgtctcccctctctgggcctctgtgcTGCCTGCTGACGGAATGTTGTGCAGCCCTGCCCCATGCCTGGGCTACATACACATGGAACTCAGGCTGCAAATGCTCTTGAGTAGAAGCAACTTAAACCAGCCTTCGGGGGCAAGTAATAGAGATGGCTTTGGGCAAAGTTGGGAAATCAACTAAATGCATCGTAGGGCCTTTCCAGCATTGACATCTGTGGCCGTTAGTTGCAGTTCAAAACCTCACCGAGCCCTCAAACCGGCTACAGAGGGTAGCCTGGCAGGGAACCGGCAGTGTGAGGTGCAGGATTCTTTTTGGTAGGGGCCTGCAGGCGTCAGAATGGTAGCTCCACCCATCTCCGGCCTCCCCAGTAAGCAGCCCTTCCAGTGCTAGCTTGAGGAGAGGACAAGCTTGCCACCTGCTGTCATACCGGCGCTTGTATGAAGCCAGGGGCTGGCTGTAGGTGCCCCGGCTGGGCAGCCTCTGGGATGTCCATGGTCCCGGCTGCACGCCAGCGTGGGGGCAGGCAGGGGGAGGCTCAACAAAAACGGAGGCACTGGTATGAGTAGTAATTGAGAACAAGGGTTCAGATCCTCATCTGATTTCAATCCCTGCTCTTCCACCCAAAATGTGTGGACTTGAAGGAGTTAAccaatttaaattttagtttcctCAGTGGAAAATAATAAATCCGCCTACCTCGTAAAGATTTGGTGagaatagggccgggcgcggtggctcaagcctgtaatcccagcactttgggaggccgagacgggcggatcacgaggtcaggagatcgagaccatcctggctaacacagtgaaaccccgtctctactaaaaatacaaaaaaacttagccgggcgaggtggtgggcgcctgtagtcccagctactcgggaggctgaggcaggagaatggcgtgaacccaggaggcggagcttgcagtgagctgagatccggccactgcactccagcctgggtgacagagcgagactccgtctcaaaaaaaaaaaaaaaaaaaaaaaaaaaaagatttggtgAGAATTAACTCAGGTGATGCATGTGAAGTCCTCAGCACAATACCTGGCTCTTCCTAAGTGATGAATCAGTGTTAGACGTGATCGTCTCACAGTGGTGTGAGCATTGCTTTAAGTAGATTTGAGCCCTCCAGAAATAAGCAACCTCTATATAGGAAAGGCAGTTCCTGCCCTCGCAGAGCTTCCCGTTCAGATAAGAGGCCTGATGGGAAACCAGACTCCTGGGCCCTAAGTTCTGGAAGGGTGGGGTGGCAGTTTTGATTTATGCCTGCTGCGCTGGCATAATTACTAATATTGCCTCATTTCTCAGAAGTAGCCTgctttgggctgggcgtggtggctcacccccgtaatcccagcactttgagaggccgaggcaggtggatcacctgaggtcaggaattcaagaccagcctggccaacacggcaaaaccctgtctctactaaaaatacaaaattagcccggtgtggtggcgtatgtctgtaatcccagctaatcgggaggctgaggcaggagaatcacatgaaccaggaaggtggaggttgcagtgagccgagatcgcgccactgcaccccagtctgggcgacagagcgagactcccgtctcaaaagtCTTGCTTTGGACAGTAAACTACACGGTCACTCTTGACGTACGGAATGCCGAGTTTTCCAAGCCCATGCCCCCCAGCTAGTCCGCGCTTTCACTAAAGTTTGAAAACCGTATAGTGAttgttatccttttttttttttttttttttttttgagacagagcccaggctggattgcagtggcgcgatcttggctcactacaacctctccctcctgggttcaagcaattctcctgcctcagcctcccaagtagctgggattacaggcgcatgccaccgtacccagctaaattttttttgtatttttagtagagacggtgtttcgttatgttggccaggctgctctcaaactcctgacctcgtaatccgcccaccttggcccctcaaagtgctgggattacaggccaccgcgcccaacctttTATCTATTCTTTCatgttttcaaagtattttctctttttttttttttttttttttgagacggagtctcgctctgtcgcccaggctggagtgcagtggccggatctcagctcactgcaagctccgcctcctgggttcacgccattctcctgtctcagcctcccgagtagctgggactacaggcgcccgccacctcgcccggctagtttttttgtattttttagtagagacggggtttcaccgtgttagccaggatggattcgatctcctgacctcgtgatcctcccgtctcggcctcccaaagtgctgggattacaggcttgagccaccgcgcccggcccaaagtaTTTTCTCATTCATGGTTCAGATTATCTTAACTGATAACCAAGGTACCAGACATCCCAAGTGCCTAGTCTTCTGTTTTATCGTGGAATCCTGTGAATTATTACCTCAAATCTGCACAGGAGCAAACAGGTTGGAGTGAGGGACAGGGGTGAAGTCATCGTCCATGTTCACACAGCCATCAAGTAACAAGAAAACTGGTATTTTAAGCCCAGCGTTCTCAACACCAAAATGCGAGGCTGGTTCCATtaagccacactggcctccctgtTTTGTGAATAAGGGATCTGGATTCAGGGTAAGTGACTGGCCTGAGTTGACACAGTGGCCCTGGAtagttcaatcttttttttttttttttttttttttttttttaagacggagtttcactcttgttgcccgttaggagtgcaatggcacaatcttggctcaccgcaacctccgcatctaggattcaggcgattctcctgcctcaggcccccgattagctgggattacaggcatgcgccaccacacctggctaattttgtatttttagtagagacagagtttgtccgtgttggtcaggctggtctcgaactcctgacctcaggtgatccgcccacctcggcttcccaaagtgctgggattacaggtgtgagccaccgcccctggcctggATAGTTCAATATCTTAAAAGATTCTCTACCTCACAGTGTTCAGCACTGCTTTTCACCTGATACATGCCTAATCTTCTCCCTTTGCTCACTTTCCACATGTAGTCAAAACCAGCCTCTTctcagctgagtgcagtggctcacacatgtaatcccagcactttgggagatgagataggtggatcacctgagggcagcagtttgagaccagcctggccaacagggtgaaaccccatctgtactgaaaatacaaaaattagctgggcatggtgtcaagggcctgtaattccagctactcaggaggctaaggcaggagaatcacttaaacctgggaggaagaggttgcaatgagctgagattacaccattgcactctatcctaggtgacaggagcaaaactccaacaaaacaaaagccaaccTCACCATCCTAATGACTACCTTAGAGCCGGCTTTTCCCACCCCTGCCCCTATTTTTTTTAGAAGCAGGGTCTCAGTCTATCTCCCAGACTGATGTGCactcatagctcattgtaaccttgaactccttgccttaagcgatcctcctgcctcagcctcccaaagtgctgggattacaggcgtgagccaccacacacagtccagtttttttttttttttttttttttttggaaaggagTCTTgctcatgtcacccaggctagagtgcagtggcgcgatctcggctcactgcaacctctgcctcccaggttcaagtgatttttctgcctcagcctcccaagtagctgagactacagatgcttgccaccatgtccggctagtgtttttttgttttttttttgttgttgttttgtatttttagtagagacggggtttcaccacattggccaggctggtcttgaactcctgacctcaggtgattcacctcagcctcccaaagacaAACTTCTAAAACCTTTTTATTGTTAAGAATAGCAtatggggccgggtgcagtggctcacgcctgtaatcccagcactttgggaggcctaagtgggcagatcatgaggtcaggagatggagtacatcctgagcaacatggtgaaaccccatctctactgaaatacaaaaaaattagccgggcatggtggcacacacctgtagttccagctactccagaggctgagacagggacaccacttgaacctgggaggcagaagctgcagtgagccaagatcgcaccaccgcattccagcctggtgacacagcaagactctgtctcaaaaaaaaaaaaaaaaaaaagaatggcatatAATAGATTGGCAcagtgtctcaagcctgtaatcaccaacactttgggagtccaagtgggaggataccttgaggtcaagagttagagaccagcctgggcaatgtagcaagactctgaaaatttttaaaaataacattagctgggcatggtggtatgggCCTGTACTTTCAGccacttgggagtctgaggtgggaggatcacttgagccccggatgTCGAAGCTGCGATGAGCTacgatagtgccactgcactccagcctgggagacagagatcatgtcttaaaaataattgggtgcagtggctcatgcctgtaattctaacactttgggaggtggaggtgggtggattgcttgagtccaggagtttgagaccaccctgggtaacatggtgaaatccccatctctacaaaaaatacaaaaattagccaggtgtggaagCACacgcctctagtctcagctatttagggggctgaggtggaaggatcacttgagcccaggaggtcaaaactgcagtgaaccgtgatcacgcctctgcactccagcctgggctacagagcaagaccctgtctcaaaaaaataaatacggccgggcgcggtggctcaagcctgtaatcccagcactttgggaggccgagacgggcggatcacaaggtcaggaaatcgagaccatcctggctaacatggtgaaaccccgtctctactaaaaatacaaaaaactagccg includes the following:
- the LOC139358351 gene encoding uncharacterized protein, producing MNFAEYAQAAQLSDKQLYLRNQRNPPEARVRIRDWRQVGRNHLRNIPIRILRPSREESKGEQSAQPRGREAANPSARARAPSPPPPQRGWAVWRARAPAHLPGSAPRPAARSRPRAEATQSRSPTQRRWRRQQRRGPRGRSARALRAHLPHFGHRCGCPPAGLRWRRQQRWGKRQPRAESAGGAAAAQLRIPRPWRGSLRDHGFLGLLPARSGLEGTRLHVLLDRPFCRLRLALPSAAAAILCPGPGLRAAHALVPPLRDLATAVPPS